A single Parabacteroides timonensis DNA region contains:
- a CDS encoding DUF2490 domain-containing protein — MKYLKVKLFALCLLAGSSLRAQNDFGSSLSVDVTKKIVPGLNLSLEEEFRLRDNLSETDRFSTTLDLSYKPWKFLKLGGAYNLINYNHETKGWEVRHRYYFYATGSYRFDRFTVSLRERFQSTYRVGIKETNKRANPKLYLRSRLEVEYDIRNCKFEPYASVELYNTLNDPQGNKMNKLRYTAGSKYKLNKRNSLQLYYRYINFKDDDEGNGKHMIGLGYSYKF, encoded by the coding sequence ATGAAATATCTGAAAGTAAAACTATTCGCTTTATGCCTGCTGGCCGGCTCTTCTCTCCGGGCCCAGAATGACTTCGGTTCGTCACTGAGTGTCGATGTAACGAAGAAGATTGTCCCGGGTCTGAATCTGTCGCTGGAAGAAGAGTTCCGCCTGCGTGACAACCTGAGCGAAACAGACCGCTTCTCTACCACACTCGACTTAAGTTACAAGCCCTGGAAGTTTCTCAAACTGGGAGGCGCCTATAATCTGATCAATTATAATCATGAGACGAAAGGTTGGGAAGTGCGTCACCGTTATTATTTTTATGCCACCGGTTCGTATCGTTTTGACCGCTTTACCGTATCTTTACGGGAGCGATTTCAAAGTACATATCGTGTCGGGATCAAAGAGACAAATAAGCGGGCCAATCCGAAATTATATCTCCGCAGCCGGCTCGAAGTGGAATACGATATCCGGAATTGCAAATTTGAACCTTACGCATCTGTCGAATTATATAATACGCTGAACGATCCGCAAGGGAATAAAATGAATAAACTGAGATATACGGCTGGCAGCAAGTATAAACTGAATAAACGAAACTCCCTGCAACTGTATTACCGGTATATTAACTTTAAAGATGACGACGAAGGGAATGGTAAACACATGATAGGCCTGGGATATTCATATAAATTCTGA
- a CDS encoding response regulator transcription factor, whose amino-acid sequence MRTFIIADNQDITKAGILYLTDKMPEIGLATEAADKKELLQLLIRYPEAIVLLDYTLFDLNGAEELIILQARFRKVSWILFSDELSEDFIRRIVFSSEAFNILLKDSSLEEISGGILSAFHSQQFLCSRIRSLLSDKQVVYEQKVHPILTSTEREVLKAIALGKTTKEIAAERFSSIHTITTHRKNIFRKLEVNNIHEATRYALRAGIIDSAEYYI is encoded by the coding sequence ATGAGAACCTTTATTATAGCCGATAACCAGGATATTACTAAAGCCGGCATCTTATACCTGACAGATAAGATGCCGGAGATTGGTCTTGCGACTGAAGCGGCCGATAAGAAAGAACTGCTTCAGCTACTGATCCGGTATCCCGAAGCAATCGTTCTACTCGATTATACCTTATTCGACTTGAACGGGGCAGAAGAGTTGATCATCCTGCAAGCCAGATTCAGGAAAGTCTCCTGGATTCTATTCAGTGATGAATTAAGCGAAGATTTCATCCGCCGGATTGTCTTCAGTAGCGAAGCATTCAATATTTTGTTGAAAGATTCTTCTTTGGAAGAAATCTCCGGGGGTATTCTTTCTGCCTTTCATTCGCAGCAATTTCTTTGTAGCCGGATCAGGAGTTTACTTTCCGATAAACAAGTCGTATATGAACAAAAAGTACATCCGATACTAACCTCCACCGAAAGAGAAGTGCTGAAAGCCATTGCTTTAGGTAAGACAACCAAAGAGATTGCAGCCGAACGTTTTTCAAGTATCCACACCATTACCACCCATCGAAAAAACATTTTTCGCAAGCTGGAAGTCAACAATATACATGAAGCCACACGATATGCTCTCCGCGCCGGAATTATAGATTCTGCCGAATATTATATATAG
- a CDS encoding HU family DNA-binding protein — MNRAELITALAERSGLQKQKASKVLEAYMEIVTEVLTENEELTLIGFGTLSPRPQTSRMARNPKTGEPVMIEARRTVKFKPGKFLLEAMNGKK; from the coding sequence ATGAATAGAGCAGAACTCATTACAGCCCTGGCTGAAAGAAGCGGGTTGCAAAAACAGAAAGCAAGCAAGGTGTTAGAAGCCTACATGGAGATCGTAACAGAAGTATTAACAGAGAATGAAGAACTGACCCTGATTGGTTTTGGAACCTTATCCCCAAGACCACAAACCAGCCGCATGGCTCGTAATCCAAAAACAGGTGAACCTGTTATGATCGAAGCTAGAAGAACCGTTAAGTTCAAACCTGGCAAGTTCTTATTGGAAGCTATGAACGGAAAGAAATGA
- a CDS encoding polyphosphate polymerase domain-containing protein: protein MKEKVINSILNGFPSISLAEMEGVRLMNRTDTKYTTTTEQLVLFLEQLQKDYYIQEINGKRISPYQTIYLDTPGLAMYLAHQNGRRTREKIRMRSYTDSSLTFLEIKDKNNKGRTRKVRMPLPRMNPYQTADAEKFLCKHACFKLQELVLQVENQFDRITLVNREKTERLTIDTGLCFRNLATGIEQSLPGLVIIELKQDGNIPSRAKEYLSRLRIHPVSISKYCLGILLTNPAVKRNRFKKKLTQINKLANYSYGYIL, encoded by the coding sequence ATGAAAGAAAAGGTTATCAACTCCATCCTGAACGGTTTCCCTTCCATCTCGCTGGCCGAGATGGAAGGTGTCCGGCTGATGAACCGGACAGATACAAAATACACAACTACCACCGAACAGTTGGTTTTATTTCTGGAACAGTTGCAGAAAGACTATTATATACAGGAAATAAATGGTAAACGGATCAGCCCGTACCAAACGATCTATCTGGATACTCCCGGACTGGCCATGTACCTGGCTCACCAGAACGGACGCCGTACCCGTGAGAAAATACGCATGCGGTCTTACACGGACTCCAGCCTGACCTTTCTCGAAATAAAAGATAAGAACAACAAAGGTAGAACCCGGAAAGTACGGATGCCTCTTCCCCGGATGAACCCTTACCAGACGGCAGATGCAGAAAAATTCCTTTGCAAACATGCTTGTTTCAAACTACAGGAACTGGTATTACAGGTGGAAAACCAGTTCGACCGTATCACCCTTGTAAACCGGGAGAAGACAGAACGGCTTACGATCGATACCGGACTTTGTTTCCGTAACCTCGCCACCGGTATAGAACAATCGCTACCGGGATTGGTCATCATCGAACTTAAGCAGGATGGTAATATACCCTCCCGTGCAAAAGAATATCTTTCCCGGTTGCGTATTCATCCGGTCAGCATCAGCAAATACTGTTTAGGTATATTACTGACTAACCCGGCTGTTAAGCGGAACCGCTTCAAGAAGAAACTAACTCAAATAAATAAACTAGCCAATTATTCATATGGATACATTCTTTGA
- a CDS encoding LytR/AlgR family response regulator transcription factor yields the protein MIRCIAIDDEPLALAQITGYIGKVPFLQLVKACPSALEALDVIATHPVDLIFADINMPDLNGMDFVKSLVKKPLIIFTTAYSEYAVESFRVDALDYLLKPFGYNDFLKSANKALRQMELLNAPVQSAPVVSTSGEETVSVNNDLYIKADYKMIRIDMSKILYIESQNEYVRIFSEDQKPVMSLLSMKVLEDKLPPEKFMRVHRSYMVNLSKITAVANNRIIFGKDVYIPIGNQYKDKFTQYLDTHFLGKG from the coding sequence ATAATAAGATGTATTGCTATCGACGATGAACCGCTGGCACTGGCACAGATAACCGGTTATATCGGGAAAGTACCTTTCCTGCAACTTGTAAAGGCTTGTCCAAGTGCACTTGAAGCATTAGATGTGATAGCCACCCACCCCGTCGACCTGATCTTTGCAGATATAAATATGCCGGATCTGAACGGGATGGACTTTGTCAAGTCACTGGTCAAAAAGCCGCTTATTATTTTCACTACCGCTTATTCGGAATATGCTGTTGAAAGTTTCCGGGTAGATGCGCTCGACTATCTATTGAAACCTTTCGGATACAACGATTTTCTGAAATCTGCCAACAAAGCCCTCCGGCAAATGGAATTGCTGAACGCTCCCGTTCAATCGGCTCCGGTCGTTTCCACATCGGGCGAAGAGACTGTTTCTGTAAACAACGATCTGTATATCAAAGCGGATTACAAGATGATACGTATCGATATGAGTAAGATCCTGTATATAGAAAGCCAGAATGAATATGTGCGGATATTCTCAGAAGACCAGAAACCGGTGATGTCTCTCCTTAGTATGAAGGTACTGGAGGATAAACTACCGCCCGAAAAGTTCATGCGGGTACACCGTTCTTATATGGTCAACCTCTCCAAGATCACAGCTGTGGCAAACAACCGTATTATCTTTGGAAAAGACGTATATATTCCTATCGGTAATCAGTATAAGGACAAATTCACACAGTATCTGGATACCCATTTTCTGGGAAAAGGATAG
- a CDS encoding GNAT family N-acetyltransferase — MNKNDVQVRRTTSDDFNDVMQVETLAFGSAKEAEWVAEVLADANEPYLSLLALYEGEAVGHILFTRGIPDEDKEASSVYILAPLAIKPAYQKQGIGGLLIETGLQYLRESGVRLVLVLGHKEYYPRHGFKGDAEGAGYFPPYPLPREYADYWMYQYLTPDVESIPKGRIGCTAALDKPQHWRE; from the coding sequence ATGAATAAAAATGATGTTCAGGTCAGGAGAACTACTTCTGACGATTTTAATGATGTAATGCAGGTAGAAACGCTCGCTTTCGGTAGTGCGAAAGAAGCGGAATGGGTTGCGGAAGTCCTGGCTGATGCGAATGAACCTTATCTCTCCTTATTAGCTCTTTATGAGGGAGAAGCAGTCGGTCATATCCTGTTTACACGGGGAATACCGGATGAGGACAAAGAGGCTTCATCGGTATATATACTCGCTCCGCTGGCTATAAAACCGGCATACCAGAAACAAGGAATTGGCGGCCTGCTTATCGAAACGGGACTTCAGTATCTGAGGGAGTCAGGTGTTCGACTTGTCCTGGTTTTGGGACATAAAGAGTATTACCCTCGTCATGGATTTAAAGGAGACGCAGAAGGAGCCGGTTACTTTCCGCCTTATCCGCTTCCCCGTGAGTATGCTGACTATTGGATGTACCAATACCTGACACCCGATGTGGAGAGTATTCCCAAAGGTCGTATCGGGTGTACTGCCGCCCTGGACAAACCGCAACATTGGCGGGAGTAG
- a CDS encoding DUF4956 domain-containing protein, producing the protein MDTFFDIAEEAQLMGSPVMDTDAFTQLILRFLFNFVVVGLIIHFFYYPKSRRRDYYFTFSLINVSVFFLIILMGSVKLKIGFALGIFAIFGIIRYRTESVPIREMTYLFIIIALSVINALAVQISFAELIATNCIFLLVTWLLESERWLKHVSCKLILYDKIQLIVPEKRDELLSDLRSRTGLDIQKIEIGHIDFLRDAAFIKVYYESDSQEINTVDTLTRFPREGE; encoded by the coding sequence ATGGATACATTCTTTGATATTGCAGAAGAAGCACAGTTGATGGGAAGCCCCGTCATGGATACGGATGCATTTACACAACTGATACTCCGCTTCCTCTTTAACTTCGTGGTGGTCGGTCTGATCATCCATTTCTTTTATTATCCCAAAAGCAGACGGAGGGATTATTATTTCACTTTCTCGCTGATCAATGTCAGTGTGTTTTTCCTTATTATCCTGATGGGAAGTGTGAAGCTAAAGATTGGTTTTGCACTGGGTATATTTGCCATCTTCGGGATTATACGCTACCGCACAGAGTCGGTGCCTATCCGGGAGATGACTTACCTGTTCATCATCATCGCCCTTTCCGTTATCAATGCATTGGCTGTACAGATCAGTTTCGCAGAGCTTATTGCGACAAACTGTATCTTTCTTCTCGTCACCTGGCTACTGGAAAGCGAACGCTGGTTGAAGCATGTTTCCTGCAAACTGATCTTATACGATAAGATACAGTTGATCGTACCGGAAAAAAGGGATGAACTCCTCTCCGACCTCCGCAGTCGTACCGGATTGGATATACAAAAGATAGAGATCGGGCATATCGATTTCCTGCGTGATGCCGCTTTTATCAAAGTCTATTATGAATCCGATTCACAGGAGATCAATACAGTCGATACATTAACCCGTTTCCCGCGGGAAGGGGAATAA
- a CDS encoding sensor histidine kinase codes for MEKQEQRQRLLENLIYLIIWVVIWSSPVLEHKYNGETINWNDIFRAWKIIAPFFILFIINNYVLIPLLLIRKKSWLYLLFTALTVCLIFALNPFMKLKRPDNPDKWPPREFRMERPPMNERIHQFPDRKEPPRQPEHPPMWRMPGMISPMVNHILIAILVLGLNVAIKFLFKSIRDEHRMKELEKHTLQTELEYLKHQINPHFFMNTLNNIHALIDLDTEKAKETVLELSKMMRYVLYDAALPTLPLEKEIRFLNNYVGLMKLRYTDQVDIRISLPEEVPNIQIPPLLFISFLENAFKHGISYQQKSFIRLYMEIKENELECLVVNSSFNNAGEQHKGIGLENVKKRLRLLYDNNYTLDIKSEENEYRVLLIIPIQL; via the coding sequence ATGGAAAAACAAGAACAACGGCAAAGGCTCCTGGAGAACCTGATCTACCTGATTATATGGGTAGTGATATGGAGCTCGCCTGTACTGGAACATAAATATAACGGAGAGACGATCAACTGGAACGATATTTTTCGTGCCTGGAAGATCATCGCTCCTTTCTTCATTCTTTTTATTATCAACAACTATGTGCTTATCCCTCTCCTATTGATACGGAAAAAATCGTGGTTGTATCTGTTATTTACTGCATTAACGGTCTGCCTGATCTTTGCCCTGAATCCGTTTATGAAGTTAAAACGACCGGATAACCCGGATAAATGGCCACCCCGTGAATTCAGGATGGAACGTCCGCCGATGAACGAAAGGATACATCAGTTCCCCGACAGGAAAGAACCGCCCCGTCAACCGGAACATCCTCCTATGTGGCGGATGCCGGGCATGATCTCACCGATGGTCAACCACATCCTGATCGCCATCCTGGTGTTGGGGCTGAATGTGGCAATCAAATTCCTCTTTAAATCCATACGTGACGAACACCGGATGAAGGAACTCGAAAAGCATACGCTTCAAACAGAACTGGAATATCTGAAACATCAGATCAACCCGCATTTCTTCATGAATACGTTGAATAATATTCATGCCCTGATCGACCTGGATACAGAGAAAGCCAAAGAGACCGTTCTCGAACTTTCCAAGATGATGCGCTACGTCTTGTATGACGCTGCCTTGCCTACATTACCACTAGAAAAGGAGATCCGTTTTCTGAATAACTATGTCGGACTGATGAAACTACGGTATACCGATCAGGTCGATATCCGGATATCCCTGCCTGAAGAGGTTCCGAACATACAGATCCCGCCGTTGTTATTTATCTCGTTCCTTGAAAATGCATTCAAGCATGGCATCAGCTACCAACAGAAATCGTTTATCCGTCTATATATGGAGATAAAAGAGAATGAACTGGAATGCCTGGTAGTAAACAGCAGTTTCAACAATGCCGGCGAACAACATAAAGGCATCGGACTCGAAAACGTCAAAAAACGCCTTCGCCTGCTTTATGATAATAACTATACGCTGGATATCAAAAGTGAAGAGAATGAATATCGTGTCTTACTGATAATACCCATACAATTATGA
- a CDS encoding SGNH/GDSL hydrolase family protein: MKDMKKWLVIAMCTLATSPLFSQQNDWAQFGRYAEANKSVQTPTRVVFMGNSITDGWWNTDSLFFKNNRYIGRGIGGQTTAQMLVRFRADVINLQPKAVVILAGTNDIAQNNGYISPENILGNIISMAELAKANNIDVVLCSILPAYEYGWRKGLEPADKIIALNKMIKEYADKNNLTYVDYHSALKDERNGLPEKYSKDGVHPTMDGYVIMEKLISAALEKY, from the coding sequence ATGAAAGACATGAAGAAATGGCTTGTAATAGCCATGTGTACATTGGCGACATCCCCACTTTTTAGCCAGCAGAACGACTGGGCGCAGTTCGGGCGTTATGCAGAAGCGAATAAATCGGTGCAGACACCTACGCGGGTCGTCTTTATGGGAAACTCTATCACGGACGGTTGGTGGAATACCGACTCCTTATTTTTCAAAAACAACCGTTACATAGGCCGGGGAATAGGAGGGCAGACTACTGCACAAATGCTGGTCCGGTTCCGTGCCGATGTAATAAACCTGCAACCTAAAGCAGTGGTAATCCTGGCGGGTACTAATGATATCGCCCAGAATAACGGGTATATCTCACCCGAAAATATCCTGGGTAATATTATCTCGATGGCGGAACTGGCTAAAGCCAATAATATAGATGTAGTTCTCTGTTCCATCTTACCTGCTTACGAATATGGCTGGCGTAAAGGACTTGAACCTGCCGACAAGATCATTGCCCTGAATAAGATGATCAAAGAATATGCCGATAAGAACAATCTGACTTATGTGGATTATCATTCAGCCCTGAAAGATGAGCGTAACGGTCTTCCGGAAAAGTATTCGAAAGATGGCGTGCATCCCACAATGGATGGGTATGTGATTATGGAAAAACTGATCTCGGCCGCTCTTGAAAAGTATTAA
- a CDS encoding GNAT family N-acetyltransferase, which produces MYKIEKGTAADIDELEQLYNELNDHLEATINYPGWIKGIYPVREDAVKGIGCGALFVLRIEGRIAGSIILSHEPEEAYTQIRWEIEADYADILVIHTFVVHPLFMKQGVGSALLRFAEQYGRQEGMKAIRLDVSIHNAPAIAAYEKHGYRYVGTVDLGLNYPHLVWFRLYEQLL; this is translated from the coding sequence ATGTATAAGATAGAAAAAGGAACAGCGGCGGATATCGACGAACTGGAGCAGTTGTATAATGAGTTGAACGACCATTTGGAAGCAACAATCAATTATCCCGGCTGGATAAAAGGTATTTATCCGGTCCGGGAGGATGCGGTGAAAGGTATAGGATGCGGGGCACTGTTCGTTCTGCGGATAGAAGGACGGATAGCGGGGAGTATTATTTTAAGTCATGAACCCGAAGAAGCATACACCCAGATCCGTTGGGAGATAGAAGCGGATTATGCAGATATCCTGGTCATCCATACCTTCGTCGTACATCCTTTATTTATGAAACAAGGCGTTGGTTCCGCTTTGCTCCGTTTTGCGGAGCAATACGGAAGACAGGAAGGAATGAAAGCAATCCGTCTGGATGTCTCCATACATAACGCACCCGCTATTGCCGCATATGAAAAGCACGGGTATCGTTATGTGGGAACTGTCGACCTGGGATTGAATTATCCGCACCTGGTATGGTTCAGGCTGTATGAACAGCTTTTATAG
- a CDS encoding exodeoxyribonuclease III has protein sequence MKIITYNVNGLRAAVTKGLPEWLMQEQPDVLCIQETKLQPEQFPTEAFEGLGYTPYLFSAQKKGYSGVAILTRREPDHVEIGMGIEKYDNEGRFIRADYGDTSVVSVYHPSGTSGDERQAFKMEWLEDFQNYVVELQKTRKKLILCGDYNICHEPIDIHDPVRNATNSGFLPEEREWMTRFLDAGFIDTFRFLNPDKQQYTWWSYRFSARKNNKGWRIDYCMVSEPVKPLLKDAYILNDAVHSDHCPAVLEIEL, from the coding sequence ATGAAGATCATCACATATAACGTAAACGGACTTCGCGCAGCCGTAACCAAGGGACTGCCCGAATGGTTAATGCAGGAACAACCGGATGTGCTCTGTATTCAGGAAACCAAACTTCAACCCGAGCAATTTCCTACCGAAGCATTTGAAGGACTGGGTTACACACCTTATCTGTTCAGTGCACAAAAGAAGGGGTATAGCGGTGTTGCCATCCTTACCCGCCGGGAACCCGATCATGTAGAAATCGGTATGGGTATCGAAAAGTATGACAATGAAGGTCGCTTTATACGGGCAGACTATGGCGACACCTCTGTCGTAAGTGTCTATCATCCTTCGGGTACAAGCGGTGATGAACGCCAGGCTTTCAAGATGGAGTGGCTGGAAGATTTTCAGAACTATGTGGTCGAACTGCAAAAAACACGAAAGAAACTGATCCTTTGCGGCGACTATAATATTTGCCACGAACCGATAGACATTCACGATCCGGTACGTAATGCAACCAATAGCGGCTTCCTTCCCGAAGAACGTGAATGGATGACCCGTTTTCTGGATGCCGGTTTTATCGACACATTCCGTTTTCTGAACCCGGATAAGCAGCAATATACCTGGTGGAGCTACCGCTTCAGTGCCCGCAAGAACAATAAAGGATGGCGCATCGACTACTGTATGGTCAGCGAGCCGGTCAAACCGCTATTGAAGGATGCCTATATCCTGAATGATGCAGTGCACTCGGATCATTGTCCGGCGGTGTTGGAGATTGAACTATAA
- a CDS encoding carbohydrate-binding domain-containing protein: MIKYNIVSSYLFLFSLIISILSLPSCSTDDISSGEETKTVPDDEKDSVDNSSFSTTVTISFDNIVTVSNPMADNGVSVQVDNGQVTVVSTAEEIEYILSGTTANGMVKIYSDYKFKLTFNGVSITNPSGPAVNIQSHKRVFVQLNDNTQNILTDGSSYDTNGSEDQKAAFFSEGQLIFNGNGSLTVNGNNKHAICSDDYVRIYEGNFLLTSKVSDGIHTNDAVIIDGGTLVINATKDAIECEEGYILIQDGNITIVSGDEGITTSYEGSDSSINPYMDINGGTIDITTTGTSAKGIKSLGNLTINGGNIKVKTSLREAEGIESKRELVINDGYIIVEAYDDCINAATSIIINGGEIYCYSAANDGIDSNGTLTITGGTVIAIGTSSPEDGFDCDQNTFKITGGTIIGVGGGTSTPTSKECTQSSLVYGGSGTQNTLLHISAADGTDVLTFRIPRTLQQMTLLFSSPSLASGASYTLQTGGTATGGTDFYGLYTGATYSGGTQAATFTTSSMMTTVGSVSGGIGGGGMGGGGGRPGGW, translated from the coding sequence ATGATAAAGTATAATATTGTAAGTAGCTACTTGTTTTTATTTTCCCTGATCATATCGATATTGTCATTACCGTCTTGCAGTACGGATGATATCTCTTCCGGTGAAGAAACAAAGACAGTACCCGATGATGAGAAAGACTCGGTCGATAACTCTTCTTTTTCTACTACGGTCACTATTTCTTTTGACAATATCGTGACGGTTTCCAATCCGATGGCAGATAATGGTGTATCTGTCCAGGTCGACAACGGACAGGTAACAGTCGTTTCGACAGCAGAAGAGATAGAATATATCCTCTCCGGAACAACTGCCAACGGCATGGTAAAGATATATAGTGATTATAAATTCAAGCTGACATTCAACGGTGTCTCCATTACGAATCCTTCCGGCCCGGCTGTCAATATCCAATCACACAAACGTGTATTCGTTCAGTTGAATGATAATACTCAGAATATATTGACCGACGGCTCTTCTTATGATACGAACGGAAGCGAGGACCAAAAAGCTGCCTTCTTCAGTGAAGGGCAACTGATCTTCAACGGCAATGGTTCCCTGACTGTCAACGGTAATAATAAACATGCCATTTGCAGCGACGATTATGTACGGATCTATGAAGGAAACTTCCTGCTGACCAGCAAGGTATCTGATGGCATTCATACAAACGATGCTGTCATAATCGATGGCGGAACACTGGTTATCAATGCAACAAAAGACGCCATAGAATGTGAAGAGGGTTATATCCTTATCCAGGACGGTAATATTACGATTGTCAGCGGCGACGAAGGAATCACCACCTCTTACGAAGGCTCCGACTCTTCCATTAATCCTTATATGGATATCAATGGAGGAACGATCGATATAACCACCACAGGAACTTCCGCGAAAGGAATAAAGAGCCTCGGCAACCTGACTATCAACGGAGGTAACATAAAGGTTAAGACCTCCCTCCGTGAAGCGGAAGGTATCGAAAGCAAACGCGAACTGGTCATTAACGACGGTTATATCATTGTCGAAGCCTACGACGACTGTATCAATGCTGCTACCTCTATCATTATCAATGGCGGAGAAATCTACTGTTATAGTGCTGCAAACGACGGTATAGATTCGAACGGTACATTGACGATTACCGGAGGTACTGTTATCGCCATCGGAACTTCTTCGCCGGAAGATGGATTCGACTGCGACCAGAATACCTTTAAAATTACCGGAGGAACCATTATCGGCGTAGGTGGAGGAACCAGTACACCGACATCCAAGGAATGTACGCAATCTTCTTTAGTCTATGGTGGAAGTGGAACACAGAACACATTGTTACATATCAGCGCAGCCGACGGAACAGACGTCCTGACCTTCCGCATACCACGTACACTTCAGCAAATGACCCTTTTGTTCAGTAGCCCATCACTGGCAAGCGGAGCAAGCTATACTCTGCAAACCGGAGGAACAGCGACAGGTGGAACCGACTTCTACGGACTTTACACCGGTGCCACCTATTCCGGAGGTACCCAGGCCGCTACCTTTACAACGAGTTCGATGATGACAACCGTTGGTTCTGTCTCCGGTGGAATAGGTGGAGGCGGAATGGGTGGTGGAGGAGGCAGACCCGGCGGCTGGTAA